A genomic region of Candidatus Eisenbacteria bacterium contains the following coding sequences:
- a CDS encoding DUF4149 domain-containing protein, with the protein MTARERFGLLLTTVSLVLWAGGLAVLGALVAPRVFLHSGLARADAAAVMAPVFLGFDRWVQLLMAILIAGEFLRLGAGARPRALINLNVALLVVLLAAGAASTLGTNPQIDQLRRAGAHRGEGPTGARLEQMHGMSERLGRAQAMLALLALGLAWIPSRPVRAPRDAGN; encoded by the coding sequence ATGACCGCCCGCGAGCGCTTCGGCCTGTTGCTCACCACGGTGTCCCTGGTCCTGTGGGCGGGGGGCCTGGCCGTCCTCGGCGCACTGGTGGCCCCACGGGTGTTCCTGCACTCGGGGCTGGCGCGCGCCGACGCGGCCGCGGTGATGGCCCCCGTCTTCCTGGGCTTCGACCGGTGGGTGCAGCTGCTCATGGCGATCCTGATCGCCGGCGAGTTCCTGCGCCTGGGCGCCGGCGCCCGCCCGCGCGCATTGATCAACCTGAACGTGGCCCTGCTGGTCGTGCTGCTGGCCGCGGGGGCCGCGTCCACGCTGGGCACCAATCCGCAGATTGACCAGCTTCGCCGCGCCGGCGCGCACCGCGGGGAGGGACCCACCGGCGCGCGGCTCGAACAGATGCACGGCATGTCCGAGCGGCTCGGCCGGGCCCAGGCGATGCTGGCGCTCCTCGCGCTGGGACTGGCGTGGATTCCCTCGCGGCCGGTCCGGGCGCCCCGCGACGCCGGAAACTAG
- a CDS encoding SpoIIE family protein phosphatase: MTRRPSPKPATLLLGKPQPPAEDRTRDVRLTPLLLLSLAGTALTVALPAFPLLGLLRAALSAAAVWALFRARRRPAGQLLGGRLAGFYRPFWMLFTGLVGFANPGAGAWTGLLLGFFARGSLTPWVRARRSAALGLLLLTCVAAYAVPALLGVGTQMSGPGLLVMSTGDDGGLVTRPPAGSPAGAVRVVTGALYSLMQAWLLLAAVRGAAELLRRWIRRSSIRTKLVVAFGLFAITPAVLAVIFVGISAWVRSGEFRARALAEELQAHSATGAWMRAQQAGAVPASGTELAARLRGRAALFRGQGVSAMALERGPAGWWVAGAVGGPDSLFTPASAPVNDSGQVVRGLVLRAGGFHWAETAVWPRGGDSLALVTYEPVDTARLTAFGRQMRCDPILWGAPSMTSGSTRVSVSDRGTRVGVAQSAQEGFKAGVDAARDSRRDVRAQRRPGTRAAIPPAAWADSLERRRAAALTDSLTRSLGVISVGGGRFAGLGNRLLLSKEPVPGSDLPCDNWDRHSWRRGSAVLLARVDFWETAGLKGGGTSTVSFAFLIALWVVGALFLIVMLVAMMYGSRTAGFITRGVANLGAATARVQQGDFTARVTVPSEDELGELAGAFNRMAAGLEEGQRAVVEREHLRRELELARRIQARLLPAGPPAWPRLDVAAANAMSLQVGGDYFDFLEVAEGRIGFCVADVSGKGVGAALLMSNVKAALQAHAAAHASSAEIVGGVNRLLESSVETGKFVTLFLGVLDPASLTLEYVNAGHPAPILLRGDGSVERLETGGFVLGVMGDAVYEEGRVALAPGDVLALYTDGVNEAQGEGEELYGDERAEAVLRRGKGGSAADILSSLVADVRAFEGARGPSDDLTAMVLRVK; the protein is encoded by the coding sequence ATGACTCGACGCCCGAGCCCGAAACCCGCGACGCTGCTGCTGGGCAAGCCCCAGCCGCCGGCGGAGGACCGCACCCGCGACGTGCGGCTCACTCCGCTGCTGCTGCTCTCGCTCGCGGGCACCGCGCTCACCGTGGCGTTGCCCGCGTTCCCCCTGCTGGGACTGCTGCGGGCAGCCCTCTCCGCGGCAGCGGTGTGGGCGCTCTTCCGCGCGCGCCGGCGGCCCGCGGGCCAGCTCCTCGGCGGACGCCTCGCGGGCTTCTACCGGCCCTTCTGGATGTTGTTCACCGGTCTCGTGGGATTCGCCAACCCGGGCGCGGGAGCGTGGACGGGTCTGCTCCTGGGCTTCTTCGCGCGCGGCTCGCTCACCCCCTGGGTGCGCGCGCGGCGCTCCGCCGCGCTGGGCCTGCTGCTGCTGACGTGCGTGGCCGCCTATGCCGTTCCGGCGCTGCTGGGGGTGGGCACGCAGATGTCCGGTCCCGGCCTGCTGGTGATGAGCACCGGGGATGACGGCGGCCTGGTGACGCGCCCGCCCGCGGGGTCTCCCGCCGGGGCGGTGCGCGTGGTGACGGGAGCGCTCTACAGCCTGATGCAGGCCTGGCTGTTGCTGGCCGCGGTGCGCGGCGCGGCCGAGCTGCTGCGCCGCTGGATCCGGCGCTCTTCCATCCGCACCAAGCTGGTGGTGGCCTTCGGGTTGTTCGCCATCACCCCGGCGGTGCTGGCGGTGATCTTCGTGGGCATCTCCGCCTGGGTGCGCTCCGGGGAGTTCCGGGCGCGGGCGCTCGCCGAGGAGCTGCAGGCCCATTCCGCGACGGGGGCGTGGATGCGCGCGCAGCAGGCGGGCGCGGTTCCGGCATCCGGGACGGAACTGGCGGCCCGCCTGCGGGGCAGGGCCGCACTGTTCCGCGGGCAGGGAGTGTCCGCGATGGCGTTGGAGCGCGGCCCCGCCGGGTGGTGGGTGGCGGGCGCCGTGGGCGGCCCCGATTCCCTGTTCACTCCCGCGTCGGCGCCGGTGAACGACAGCGGGCAGGTGGTGCGCGGCCTGGTGCTGCGGGCCGGCGGGTTCCACTGGGCCGAAACCGCGGTGTGGCCGCGCGGCGGGGACTCGCTGGCGCTGGTCACCTACGAACCCGTGGACACCGCGAGGCTCACCGCGTTCGGGCGGCAGATGCGCTGCGATCCAATCCTGTGGGGCGCGCCCTCGATGACTTCAGGCAGCACCCGCGTGAGTGTCTCCGACCGCGGCACGCGCGTGGGGGTCGCACAATCCGCCCAGGAGGGATTCAAGGCGGGCGTGGACGCCGCCCGCGATTCACGCCGGGATGTGCGGGCGCAGCGGCGCCCCGGCACGCGGGCGGCGATCCCGCCGGCCGCCTGGGCGGACTCCCTGGAGCGCCGGCGGGCGGCCGCGCTCACCGATTCGCTCACCCGCAGCCTGGGAGTCATCTCGGTGGGGGGCGGGCGCTTCGCCGGCCTGGGCAATCGCCTGCTGCTCTCGAAGGAGCCCGTTCCCGGCTCGGACCTGCCGTGCGACAACTGGGACCGGCACTCCTGGCGACGGGGTTCGGCGGTGCTGCTGGCGCGGGTGGACTTCTGGGAGACGGCCGGCCTCAAGGGCGGGGGCACCAGCACGGTGTCCTTCGCGTTCCTCATCGCGCTGTGGGTGGTGGGCGCCCTGTTCCTGATCGTGATGCTGGTGGCGATGATGTACGGCTCACGCACCGCCGGCTTCATCACCCGGGGGGTGGCCAACCTGGGAGCCGCCACGGCCCGCGTGCAGCAGGGTGACTTCACCGCCCGGGTCACGGTGCCCTCGGAGGATGAGCTGGGGGAGCTGGCGGGAGCGTTCAACCGCATGGCAGCGGGCCTGGAGGAGGGCCAGCGCGCGGTGGTGGAGCGCGAGCACCTCCGCCGCGAGCTGGAGCTGGCACGGCGCATCCAGGCCCGGCTGCTGCCCGCCGGTCCTCCGGCGTGGCCGCGACTGGACGTGGCCGCCGCCAACGCCATGAGCCTCCAGGTGGGCGGCGACTACTTCGACTTCCTGGAGGTGGCGGAGGGCCGGATCGGCTTCTGCGTGGCCGACGTGTCCGGCAAGGGGGTGGGCGCCGCCCTCCTGATGAGCAACGTGAAGGCCGCGCTGCAGGCGCACGCGGCCGCGCACGCCTCGTCGGCCGAGATCGTGGGCGGCGTGAACCGCCTGCTGGAGAGCAGCGTGGAGACCGGGAAGTTCGTGACCCTGTTCCTGGGCGTGCTGGATCCCGCCTCGCTCACGCTGGAGTACGTGAATGCCGGCCACCCGGCGCCGATCCTGCTGCGGGGCGATGGGAGCGTGGAGCGCCTCGAGACCGGCGGATTCGTGCTGGGAGTGATGGGGGACGCCGTCTACGAGGAGGGCCGCGTGGCGCTGGCCCCGGGCGACGTGCTGGCGCTCTACACCGACGGCGTCAACGAGGCCCAGGGCGAGGGGGAGGAACTGTACGGCGACGAGCGGGCCGAAGCGGTGCTGAGGCGCGGCAAGGGCGGTTCCGCCGCCGACATCCTCTCGAGCCTGGTGGCCGACGTGCGCGCCTTCGAGGGCGCGCGCGGCCCGAGCGACGACCTGACCGCCATGGTGCTGCGGGTGAAGTAG
- a CDS encoding SRPBCC domain-containing protein, whose translation MAFEPDAEGTSVHLVHSGWGDSEDWEQARSWHDIAWSEVLEALKRVLEQQTEAQLALEAAAEGDLEEGMDLELDLGFDDMRLPPPSRPDPRPPARPAAPRAAAPAVARPEPPVVKPVATPKPAPAKAAGPARKPASKPAPKPARKPVKRSAASAARPGPATGASRKKKPSAKKSSPKKSAPKKKATAKQAVPKPKHRAKAAPRLTSRKGATQMAKKKAAKKKVAKKKVAKKKVAKKAAKKKVAKKKARKAKK comes from the coding sequence GTGGCCTTCGAGCCGGATGCGGAGGGCACCAGTGTGCACCTGGTGCATTCGGGCTGGGGCGATTCGGAGGATTGGGAGCAGGCCCGCTCCTGGCACGACATCGCCTGGTCCGAGGTGCTCGAAGCCCTCAAGCGGGTGCTCGAGCAGCAGACCGAGGCGCAGCTGGCGCTGGAGGCGGCGGCCGAGGGGGACCTCGAGGAGGGCATGGACCTCGAGCTGGACCTGGGCTTTGACGACATGCGCCTGCCGCCGCCGTCCCGACCCGATCCCCGGCCGCCCGCGAGGCCCGCGGCGCCGAGGGCCGCCGCGCCCGCCGTGGCGCGCCCCGAGCCCCCCGTCGTGAAGCCGGTGGCGACCCCGAAGCCCGCGCCCGCGAAGGCCGCCGGGCCCGCCCGCAAGCCCGCATCGAAGCCGGCACCGAAGCCCGCCCGGAAGCCTGTGAAGAGGTCCGCGGCCAGCGCCGCCAGACCCGGGCCCGCCACCGGGGCGTCCCGGAAGAAGAAACCCTCCGCGAAGAAGTCTTCCCCGAAGAAGTCCGCGCCGAAGAAGAAGGCCACCGCGAAGCAGGCCGTGCCCAAGCCGAAGCATCGTGCGAAGGCCGCGCCTCGATTGACCTCAAGGAAGGGGGCTACACAGATGGCGAAGAAGAAGGCTGCCAAGAAGAAGGTCGCGAAGAAGAAGGTCGCCAAGAAGAAGGTCGCGAAGAAGGCTGCCAAGAAGAAGGTCGCCAAGAAAAAAGCCCGCAAGGCCAAGAAGTAG
- a CDS encoding SRPBCC domain-containing protein, whose amino-acid sequence MKSQPLEHRIWIHAPIAEVWRAWTDAESIAQWFAQVVRVEPWEGGAFELSFEPESPERHSTRGCRLLEFL is encoded by the coding sequence ATGAAGAGCCAGCCTCTCGAGCACAGGATCTGGATCCACGCGCCCATCGCCGAGGTCTGGAGGGCATGGACGGACGCCGAGAGCATCGCCCAGTGGTTCGCGCAGGTGGTGCGCGTGGAGCCCTGGGAAGGCGGCGCCTTCGAGTTATCCTTCGAGCCGGAGTCCCCCGAGCGCCACAGCACGCGGGGCTGCCGGCTGCTCGAGTTTCTC